AGaaacatatataacaaaaaaaaagaaaaaaagcagAGAACGTTTCTACTGCAGCTTAAAAGTTAGTGCCACAGTCTCATCTTTTACTAATTGAAACCAAAAGTTTCTGAAACAAACAAGAAGGGAAAACAATGAGAGTAAAAAGAGGACACCTTTGTATGATCATAGCTACTCAACGATGGTTTTACAGCGGAAGACCAGCGTTGAGAACCATTTGGTGGAAGAGTTTGCAGACTATACCGAGGTAAAGGCTTGGGATAGAGTTCTTCGATCCGTTGCCGTACAACTGGTTTCAACTTCTCCAGCTCAGCCAAGACATCCAATAGTCTCTAAcaacagacaaaaaaaaactcacatcAAACAAACAATTGGCAGTGGGGGAGGATCATAATgattatacatataataaaGTTCGATTACCATTCTCAAATACTCTTTGTTGCTTTTAAGAGATGTTCTGTAATCACGATGGGAAGGTATAGTCTCCAGAGCCAAGCtagtgaaaataaaacaaaacaaaacatagttaAAATTCTGCAATAAAGAGAGTGTCAAAAGGTTCAATCTTGCTCACCTCGAGTAACGCAGAAGCATGACATATAAGTCAATTATATTCTTCTCAGCTCGAAATATGTTGGCCTAACAAAGAAAAACgttcagagaaagaagaagctaatgAAACCCTAAATCAAAGACAGAGCTCAAAATTGAAAGTGGAGGAGACCTGTTTGAGGATGTTATCTGCGATTCTGAAGTAGAATTTGAGAGAGATGCGATTGTCCACGCCTATTCTCCGAGCACTAGTAGCGATGTCGATGATCTCAGAAGGCGATCCCATTGTAGTCGAAAGCAGTTCTTCCTTCCGTGTAAGAGGTTGAGGATCAGATCTCGGCCAATCGGTGATTGAATCGTCCGTTCCAAAGAGACGGCGAGAGGTCAGAGGACGCGAAAAATGGCTATTGGCGAGGAAGCAACGACGACGCTGTTGAGtaattttgaatttcttttggGGGTAACTTTGTAAATTCGTCTTTTGGTGGGTGGGATTGATAACGTAGTTAAGTCGGTCGACTCGGACCGTAAAAGAAAAATATCGGTTCAAGTGTTACTCTAACTTCGgtcggaattttttttttttgttacggTGATCTCGTCGGTGGTCCAGACTTGAATGAGTTTTGTATGTTTAACCAAAAATTCGTTGCAAGGATTTGGTTGAAAGACATTTAACAATTGATTACGATGTGATTCACCATATGTTCTTTTCTAAAACTAATGTTTGATTTTAATGTGCTTTGTCCTTCTATGATGCTTGGAATCCTTCATATAAGCTCTGTACAATTTTTCTCAGATTATAGCACAAAGGGTCCTGGACTCATCCTGCTGTTCACGACATATTCGCAGATCCGTAGCCTTAAAAGAGTTGTGGTTTGAAGTGGTGGCTCAGCAACCGAACAAAGACGATGACAAGAAGTAAAGTAAACAATTTTGTAATGTGTTTATCACCACTCACCCACgttgatatatatacatacatttgAAGTAGAAAAGTATTTCGATTGACGTAACTGAATGAAAAGCAGGGATACAGAAGTAGATCATCATTTTACccccaaaaaaaataataatgttcttttaaaattatccaGGGCACAAAAAACTAACCTCTTTATTCAAAATAATCACACAACAAAAGCGAAGCCCTCTCTGTCACACTTATCTTCTCAAGTTTTGCTTACAAAGCAGCAGCATTTTGCAGCTGCTCGAGCTCGACAGGAGAAGCTGTCCGAAGAGGTTCCTGCAGCTCTGGATTTATCGGGAACAAATGGCACTGTGCGTACTGCGCCATCAGCTGATCCACAAGAACTAAAGCCACCATTGCTTCCACCATTGGCACAGCTGCACACAAAACCCAAAAGAATCCAAAATCAAAAATCCTTAGTGGTAAAAGATAACATCAGTACAATGGGTTCCAGGTTTATGCAATAACCTCGTGGGACAACACAAGGATCATGACGTCCTCGTGCAATCATCTCAGTTTCTTTCTTATCTCTTGTTACAGTATTCTGCTTCCTCTGCACATATGGAAGGAGAACATCAATCAATGTGTTTACTGATGATTACCAAGTAAACATTTTGTTATGTTCATCACAAACTTACTCCAATTGTAGATGTTGGCTTGAAGGCTACTCTCATGTTTATTATCTCACCATTTGATATCCCTCCCTAAGCAAATTGACCAGTATCAGCTTACACTTATCAATTAGTCTGTTGACATATTAAACACACACAAGACATAACCAACCTGAATTCCACCGGATCGGTTAGTTTTTGTCCGGATTCTTCCGTTCTCATCGGTATAGAACTCATCATTGTGTTCAAGACCAGTCAGAAAAGTACCTGTGGATTCATGCGTATGAGTTTTTACTGCTCAATTAGCTAAAGAAGAGCAAAGTTTTACTATGCATACCTGAGAAGCCACTTCCAAACTCAAATCCCTTTGTTGCAGGTAAGGACATACAAGCTTTTGCCAGTTCTGCTTCAAGTTTATCGAAAACAGGTGTACCAAGCCCCTGTGCATAACAGTTCATGCAACCAAACTTCAGGAAGAAGCACAGATTAAACTATTTGAATGGTAGAGTGAATTTCATTACACGTGGAGCATTCCGAACGATGCAGGTCACAACACCACCAACAGAGTTCCCCTTAGTCCTCACAGCATCAATGGCAGCTATCATCTTTTCAGCATACTCGGGATTAGGGCACCTcacaatattattttctatCTGGAAGATAGAGCAAAAATGAAGAAAGACTATTACTTAAAGAACCTTAATAAGAAGTGGCAACACTTTAGAGTTATTAGGAAAAAGGTTTATAATGGTGCatgaaagtcacaaaattcaaaatcaagAATCATTTATGAGATTCGTTCAAAAACAAGCTATGCTTCCAAAATCAATGCGCACCTGCTCAAGTGTTAAATTCTCGTGATCTACCAAATCCTCTGGAAGTACAACCTGGTGGACTTGAGAGACATAGGCAAGAATCTGGAAACACGAAAAAGTAATAGATACAAGCAAATGTAAGCAAATTGACAAGGGGCGTCCTCTTTTCAAGACAGAAAAAAACGTCAGAAAGGATTCTATAAAGAATAACTGATTCTAGAGCAGTGCTGTTTACAGAATCAGAAAGTAAAACAAACCTCAGTTCCTGCAAATTGCTTCAAAATTTTCTTGGCCAAAGCTCCAGGAGCAACTCTTCCAATGGTCTCTCTAGCTGAAGATCTTCCACCACCcttgaaaaataaattacactTGAAGTAAGTTGAACTGAGCATTTGCCTTCTAACTACctttaacatataaataatttaaacaaatagaaaataagtAGTCACCTGTACTGATCTGACACCATACTTCATGTCATAAGTTGCATCAGCATGTGATGGCCTATAAGCAACCGACATTTCACTGTAATCCTGAAAATACAGCGAGATTCTTAAAACTTACAATCTACAGAAAATTTTATACTGTCTTTCCTAATGCAAATGTCAACATATGTGCATAATGATGTCAAAAGCTTACAAGTCCTCTCTGATCTGTGTT
This sequence is a window from Raphanus sativus cultivar WK10039 unplaced genomic scaffold, ASM80110v3 Scaffold2036, whole genome shotgun sequence. Protein-coding genes within it:
- the LOC130505143 gene encoding chorismate synthase, chloroplastic-like, whose protein sequence is MASSLTSKSILGSTKPGSSSLSPDLRRLSSPAVQISIRTQNKKNLQIQATGSSYGTHFRVSTFGESHGGGVGCIIDGCPPRIPLSESDLQFDLDRRRPGQSRITTPRKETDTCRISSGVSEGMTTGTPIHVFVPNTDQRGLDYSEMSVAYRPSHADATYDMKYGVRSVQGGGRSSARETIGRVAPGALAKKILKQFAGTEILAYVSQVHQVVLPEDLVDHENLTLEQIENNIVRCPNPEYAEKMIAAIDAVRTKGNSVGGVVTCIVRNAPRGLGTPVFDKLEAELAKACMSLPATKGFEFGSGFSGTFLTGLEHNDEFYTDENGRIRTKTNRSGGIQGGISNGEIINMRVAFKPTSTIGRKQNTVTRDKKETEMIARGRHDPCVVPRAVPMVEAMVALVLVDQLMAQYAQCHLFPINPELQEPLRTASPVELEQLQNAAAL